TTGTGTCGGCGACGACGATCATCCCTTTCGTTCAAATCCCGCCGTATCTTTTTCAAGGTCGTCAAGGTTATAGGAGTTCTCCCAGACCTCGTGCTCCTTGAGAAAACTGTCCAGCTCCATCCGCGTCTCAAATCCCAACAGCAGGCGCGTCTGATAGGCCGAGAGTGTTCTCGACCGATACCCTTCGATAGCCAACGCCTCCAGCGCTTCACGCGCAGGATTGGCGTGTTGGGTCAGATCGTCGGGGAGCTGGACCGTGATGTGCATGGCTAGACCTTACCAGAGCTGGATTCTGATGGCCATTAAATAGCTATTCCTAGCTATCCTTCAAACGCCACCGTCCGCCCTTCCTTCGAGCTGACACGCGCCAGCTCCAGGATCTTCACCGCCTGATACCCATCCTCCGGGCTGACGATCAGCGGCTCCTTGCCCAACACGGCGTTGCGTACGTTCACGTAGAACGGCCGGTAATCCCCCGGTTCGGTCTTGACCACCGTTTTCACCAGCTTGCCCGGCTCGGCCAGCACCGGAGCTACGCTCAGCGTGCCCCACTGCGACTCGTCCTCCTCCAGCCACACCTCCGGGCTGCCCAGCAGAGGCACCTGAGCCCCGCCCACCAGGGCCGGTTCCTGCGGGTCCAGTCCGTACTTCTTGAAGCTGCCCGCCGTCCCGTGCAGAAGGAAGCGCGGCGACGCATCGCAAGCCAACATGCTCGACCGGCAGAACGCCAGCATCCCCTCGTAGGCCAACACGATGTCGAAGGCATCTTCAATCGCGGAGTTGTCGCGGTCGGTCCGGACGCTCGCGGTCACGCTCTTCGGCGCGCCGAAGAGGCTCGTCACCTGGTCCACCAGGTGCGGGGCCAGGTCGAAGAGCAGCCCGTGCGAGAGATCGCCGGACTCCTTCCAGGTGTTCTCCCGAGGCATCGGGCGGAAGCGGTCGAAGTGCGACTCGAAGGTCACCAACCGCCCCAGCGCCTTCTCCTCCACCAACTGCCGCACGGTCAGAAAGTCGCCGTCCCAGCGCCGGTTGTGGAAGGGAGCGGCGAGCAGCCCCTTTGCCGCCGCCAGCTCGATGATCTCCCGCGCCTCCGCGCTCGTGCCCGCAAACGGCTTGTCGATCACGATATGCCGTCCGGCTTCGAGACACTGCTTGGCCAGCGCATAGTGCGTCTCGTTCGGCGTGGCCACCACCACTACCTCAATCGCCGCATCCTCCAGCAGCTCTTCCACCGACCGTGCGATCTTCACCTCGGGATATGCCTCAGCGGCCTCATTGCCCTTGCGCTGCACGATGGCCCGCAGCTTCAGCCCCGGCACCGCGCTTACAAACGGCGCATGAAACACGCGGCAGGCCAGTCCAAATCCGATTACCCCAACACCAATCTCACGCAGCTCACCCATCTCTTTGTTGCTCCTCTCGCCTCTTCCGGCACTATGAGGAGAGTGTATCGGTCTCTTGTTTCCAACGTCCAAAACAATGTTTCAACATCGAAAAAAGAGGCTATCCCGAAGGCGGAGGCGACTCTTCTCGATTTTTTTGCATAAGACTTGCATCTTGGTGCATCCAAAGGACGACCCCAGCAAAATCTCATGGGGCACTTCAGCGACAGGTGCAGGTAACATACAAGGTATGACTCCACGCAAAGCAGCGCCCGGCGTACGAGCAGGGACCCAGGCGCATCTCTTCCGCTCTGTTGCCCGCAATTTAGGGTTGGGCATAGGGTTGGGCATAGGGCTTGGAACCACGGCACAGGCTCAGGCACCGGCGACCTCGGCCGCCACCTCTGCCACGGCGGCCAGCACGGCGATCTCCGTCGGACAGACCCAGCTCTACAACGCTACCGGCCAGAACGGCGCGCAGAGCACTCCGGACTCCTACAAGGGGTCCATCGTTGAGGGCAGGAACACCGGCACCATGCTTGACCTGACGCTGGACGACGCCATCGCTCGCGGGCTGCGGACGAACCTCGGCCTCATCCTGCAAGGCTCGGCTGTGCAGAACGCCAAGGGCCAGCGGCTGCAGCAGTTGCAGGCGTTGCTTCCCACCATCACCGGCTCGGCCAGCGTCGAAGTCGAACAGATCAACTTGGCCGCCTTCGGACTTCAGATTCCGGGCCTCAAGCCCATCATCGGGCCTTTCCAGGTCGTCGACTTCCGCGCCTACCTGACGCAGAACCTCCTCAACCTGCAGGCGCTCAATACCTATCTGGCGGCCAAGCACAACTTCACCGGGGCCAAGCTCACGGCTGAAGATGCCCGCGACCTCGTCACCCTCACAGTCGGCAACGCCTATCTGCTCTGCATTGCGGACGCCGCCCGTATCGAGGCGGTCAAGGCCGAGCTGGAGACCTCGAACGTCACCCTGAACCAGGCGATGGCCGGTCACGACGCCGGAACCAGCCCCCGGCTGGACGTGCTGCGCGCTCAGGTGGACGTGCAGAACGAGAAGCAGAGCCTGATCTCCTCGACCAACCAACTGGCCAAGGACAAGATCGCGCTGGCCCGCACCATCGGCCTGCCGCTCGACCAGGAGTTTCGCCTCACCGACCTGGTTCCGTTCCGGTCGCTCGACGAGATCAACCCGGATACGGCCTTCCAGCAGGCTCTCAAGGGCCGCAAGGACCTGGCCGCGACTCAGGAGCAGCTCAAGGCCAGCGAGTCGCAGAAGAAGGCCGCCTTCGACGACCGTCTCCCCACCGTCAGCTTCTCGGGCGACTACGGCGACCAGGGCACCACGCCGGGCCACTCGCACGGTACGTTTACGGCGACCGGCCAGGCGCAGATGCCGATCCTCCAGATCGCCAAGAACAAGGGCGAGGTGGAGGCCGCCGACGCCCAGCTCCAACAGGCGCGCGAGCGTTACTCGGACCAGATCCAGCAGGTCAACGCCGACGTTCGTGACAGCATCCTCGACATCCAGGCCGCAGCCAAGCTCGTCGAGGCGACGCACACCAACGTCACCCTGGCCACCGAGGAGCTATCCGAGGCGCAGCAGCGCTTCCATGCCGGAATCTCCGACAATCTTCCCGTCTCGCAGGCCCAGAGCCAGGTCGAGCAGGCCAACGATCAATACATCAGCGCGCTCTACCAGCACAACGTCGCGAAGCTCTCGCTCGCCCGTGCGCTCGGCGTCGCCCAGACCAACTTTCACGACTATCTCGGAGGCAAGTAACCGTGCCAGATCAAGACCAGACTACGCAAACCGTCCAGAACCCACCTGAAGAGTCGATGGAGAAGAAGACCGGCCGCAAGGTCATCCTCTTCGGCGTCGTCCTGCTGCTCATCTTGGGCGCTATCTTTTACTACTGGCGCTCCACCTTCTCCGAGGAGACCGACGACGCCCAGGTCGATGGCGACATCTACCAGGTAAGCTCGCGCGTCGCGGGCCAGGTCATCCATGTCTACGTGGAGGACAACACCAAGGTCGAAAAGGGCGCGCTGCTGGCCGAGATCGACCCCAAGGACTTCCAGGTAGCCCTCGAGCAGGCGCAGGCCACCCTGGCCAACGCTCAGGCCAGCTACCAGCAGGCCACGGTCAACATTCCGATCATCTCGGTCAACACCCGCACCCAGGTCAGCACGACCGGCTCCGACGTCCGCTCCTCCTCGTCCTCGGTGGAGCAGGCGCAGAAGCAGGCCGCCGCTGCCGCTGCCCGCGTCGAGCAGGCCAAGGCCAACGCCGTCCGGGCCAAGCTCGACGTGGACCGTTACACCCCGCTGGTGCAGAAGGACGTCATCTCCAAGCAGCAGTACGATGCCGCCATCGCCACGGAGCGGGCTAACTCGGCTGCTGTGGTTGAGGCTGAAGCCTCGCTCGTGGCCGCGCAGGCTGGCATCAGCTCGGCCCAGCAGCGCCTCGACAGCGCCCGCTTCCAGGCCTCGCAGGCCAATAAGAACGGTCCCCAACTGGTCGCGGTCGAGCACGCCCGCGCCGAAGCCGCCCTGGCCGACGTCAAGCAGGCTCAGGCCCGAGTCGATCAGGCGATGCTGAACCTCTCCTACACCCGCATCACCGCGCCCACCTCCGGCGTCGTCAACAAGAAGAACGTACAAGTCGGCGCGAACCTCTCGGTCGGCCAGGATCTGCTCTCGATCATCCCGCTCTCCGACCTGTGGGTGACTGCGAACTTCAAGGAGACGCAGCTCAAGGAGATGAGGCCCGGCCAGAAGGTGACCCTGAAGGTCGACGCGCTCGGCGGCCGCAAGTTCACCGGCGAGGTCGCGCAGATCGGCGGAGCCACCGGCTCGCGTCTCTCGCTCTTCCCGCCCGAGAACGCCACCGGCAACTACGTCAAGGTGGTTCAGCGCATCCCGGTCCGTATCAACTTCACCAACCTGAAGCAGGAGAACGGCGACTACGCGTTGCGTCCCGGTTTCTCGGTCACGCCTGAGGTCACGGTCAAGAATTAGTCAAGAACTAACCTGTCAGCCCTATTCGAATGCCCCATCCGCCACAGCGGGTGGGGCATTCGAGCTTAAGGTGCGAAAACTAAAAAGGCAAAGGGGCAAACCCGCTCGCCTGGGCCGCATCAGAAGGGCAGTTGGAAGTCATTCTTCGAGGTGCCCCATGGCAGTAGCAATCAAAAAATCAACCGATCAGGATGTAGCCCCGCACTGGCACGCTCACGCTAAAGAGATCCAGAAGTTCGGCACCGTCATCGAGGACATGCCTCACTACCTCGACGCCAAGGTTCGCGGCAAGATGTGCGCGAAGCTCAACATCCTCCTCGCCGATACCATCGCGCTCCGCGATCTGTACAAGAAGCACCACTGGCAGGTCTCCGGCCCCACCTTCTACCAGCTCCACCTCCTCTTCGACAAGCACTACGAGGAGCAGGCCGAGATGGCCGACAAGATCGCCGAGCGGCTCCAGCTTCTGGGCGGAGTCACGGTCGCCATGGGCGGAGACGTCGCCGAGATCACCGGGATTCCGCGTCCGCCCCGGGGCAAGGAAGAGGTGCCGGTGCAGATCTCGCGTCTGCTCGAGGCCCACAAGATCATCATGAAGCAGTGCTCCGAGATCGCCGATGCGGCTGACGACGCCGGAGACCAGGGCACCAACGATCTCGCGGTCTCGGACATCCTCCGCCCCAACGAGCTGCAATCCTGGTTCATCGGCCAGCACCTCGTCGAGATGCCTCTGATCCTCAGTAAGTAGAACCCCGACGACCAGAAAAAGCCCGGCTTTACAAGCGGGGCTTTTTTTCTTCACCCGCACCTAACAGGGTGGGGCTATCATCTTATCTTTAGCCGCCATGCCAATTGCTCTCCTATTTTTCGTGCACTACGTCTACCCCATCCTCTTCCTATGGGTATTGGTGGAGCAGCTCGGCGTCCCGGTCCCCAGCATTCCCCTGCTCCTCACCGCAGGCACCCTCTCGGCTACCCACCGCGTCTCGGCCTTCGGCGCATTGCTGGTCGTCCTCCTCGCCTGCCTCATCGCTGACTCGCTCTGGTACGCGCTTGGCCGCCGCTACGGCAACTCGGTCCTCAAGCTCCTCTGCCGCCTCTCGCTCGAGGCCAACACCTGCGTCTCGAAGACCGAGGGCTACTTCAGCAAGCACGGAGCGGTCACGCTGCTCTTCGCCAAGTTCGTCCCCGGCCTCTCCACTGTGGCCGCGCCCATCGCCGGGCAGACCGGGATGCGCTTCAACCGCTTCATGGCCTACGATATCGCCGGGACCATCATCTGGGCCGAGATCTACCTGCTCGCGGGCCGCTTCTTCGGCGACATCGCCAAAAAGAGCCAGCCCTTCTTTGCGATGCTGGGCCACTTCGCCGTCGTCATCTTCGCCCTGATGGTCCTGGGCTTCATGGGCTACCGCCTGCTCAAGCAGCGCCGCTTTCTCGCCAACGTCCGCGCCATGCGGCTCGACCCCGACGAGCTGAAGCACATGATCGACACCGCCGCCCGGCAGGGCAACATCCCGCCCTTTATCGTCGACCTGCGCCACCCGCTCGACTACCTGCCCGACCCCCGCGTGCTGCCCGGCGCGGTCCGGGTCAGCCCGTCGCAGATCACGCAGCACGAGGCTATCCTGCCGCGCGACCGCGACGTGATCCTCTACTGCACCTGCCCCAGCGAGGAGACCAGCGGCAAGGTCGCGCTGCAACTGCACCGGCTCGGCATCAACCGGGTCCGCCCGCTGCGTGGTGGCTTCGAGGGCTGGCGGGATGCAGGCTATCCGCTGGTGGACTATGTAGAGCCGCCCATCGCCGAGGCGCTGACCAACCCAGCCACGGCCCATCCGGTCCCACCCGAGATCGTCACCCTCACCGAAGCCTGAGGCCCGTCCGGCAGGACAGGTCCTTTGCTGTTGCCCCTTAAGGGCACGGCTTCAGCCGTGCCCTTAAGGATGGGACAATAAACTTGATCCCTCTTCTATCCCTTTTCCTCCCAGTCCTTTGCGAGCAATCAACAGAGCAGGGGATGAACAACGAGTACGATAGTAAAAGCACCCGAAGGAGCAGGGAATTGGCCTACACCGACCTACGCGAATGGATCTCGAAGCTCGATAAATCCGGCGAACTCGTCCGCATTAAACACTCCGTCTCGCCCGACCTCGAGATGGCCGAGATCGCGGATCGCGCCGCCAAGCTGCCCGCGACCGCCCAGCACGGCCCCGGTGGCCCCGCGCTCCTCTTCGAGAACGTCATCGGCTACCCCGGCGCCCGCGTCCTGATGAACCAGTTCGGCTCCGAGCGCCGCATGAAGCTGGCCCTCGAGGTAGACTCGCTGGACGCCATCGCCGACCGCATCCGCGTCCTGCTGCACCCCGAGACCCCCACCGGCCTCCTCGAAAAGCTGAAGATGCTCCCCAAACTGGCCGAGGTCGGCAGCTTCTTCCCCAAGCTCATCGACCGCAACGCCGCGCCCTGCAAGCAGGTCATCCACAAGGGCACGGACGTCGATCTGCTCCAGCTTCCCATTCTCAAGACCTGGCCGCAGGACGGCGGCCCGTTCATCACGCTGCCCTGCGTCATCACCAAAGACCCGAAGTCCGGCAAGCGCAACGTCGGTATGTACCGGATGCAGGTCTACGACGGCCAGACCACCGGGATGCACTGGCAGCGCCAGAAGAACGCCGCCGAGCAGCTTCGCGACCGCCTGCGCGCTGCCGCGACCGACACGACCGCCGCCGTGGACCTGATGGCCCTGACCGCCGGAGGCACCACCGCGGCCACGTCAACCGCCAGCCTCAACGCCCAGACCCTGACCAAGATCCGCGGCAACCGCATGGAGGTCGCGGTAGCCATCGGCACCGACCCGGCGACCACCTTCAGCGCCATCGTGCCCGCGCCGCCCGAGGTGGAGGAGTATCTCATCTCAGGCTTCCTGCGCCAGAAGCCGGTCGAGCTGGTCAAGGCCGAGACGGTCGACCTCGAGGTTCCGGCCCACGCCGAGATCATTCTCGAGGGCTTCGTGAGCCTGGATGAGCTGCGCACCGAAGGTCCCTTCGGCGACCACACCGGCTTCTACACCATGCAGGACGAGTACCCGGTCTTCCACCTCACGGCCATCACCCACCGCCGCGACCCCATCTACGCCGCCACCATCGTGGGCAAGCCGCCGATGGAGGACGCCTGGATGGGCAAGGCCGTGGAGCGCATCTTCCTGCCGCTCATGCAGCTCACGCTGCCTGAAATCGTCGACGTAAACCTACCCGCTGCGGGCGTCTTCCACAACCTGATGATCGTCTCGATCCGCAAGTCCTACGCGGGCCACGCGCGCAAGGTGATGAACGGCATCTGGGCGATGGGACAGGCGATGTTCACCAAGTGCATCATCGTGGTGGACGAGGACTGCGATGTGCAGGACCTGAACGAGGTTACGCTGCGCACGGCCAACAACATCGACCCGGAGCGCGACATCCAGTTCACGCTGGGGCCGGTCGATTCGCTCGACCACGCCAGCCGCCTGCCCAACTTCGGCTCGAAGATGGGCATTGACGCCACGCGCAAGTGGGCTGCGGAGGGCTTCACGCGTCCCTGGCCGCCGATGCTCAAGATGGACGAGAAGGTGACCGAGCGGATCGACGCGATCTGGAGCAAGCTGGGCATCAACTAGTCTTTACGCGAAGCGTCGAGAACCGCACGAAGTGCCGCCCGTCCGGCGTGAGGGCGCTTTTGCTGTTGTTTCTATAATGGTGCAATGATGTACACGATCGCCGCCTTCTACCGCTTCGTCCTCCTGCCCGCACCTGCCGGTTTGCAGCAGCAGTTGCTCGCCGCCTTCACGGAGGACGAGCTATGCGGGACCATCCTCATCGCCGAAGAGGGGGTGAACGGCACCATCGCAGGCTCGGCGGAGACCATCGACCGCGTGCTGGCGCTCCTGCTGCAAGAGACCGGCCTCGAGCGCGCCGAAGTAAAGTTCGCGACCTCCGAAGAGCGCCCCTTCGGACGCTTGAAGATTCAGCTCAAGAGCGCGATCATCCCCTTCCGCAAGGCCGAGGTCGATCCCTCGCGCACCGGCACCTTTGTCGAGCCGCAGGAGTGGAACGCCCTGATCGCCGACCCCGAGGTATTGCTGCTCGACACCCGCAACCACTACGAGGTCGAGTACGGCACCTTCGCCGAGGCGACCGACCCCGGCATCGAGACCTTCTCGGACTTCGCCAGCTATGTACGCGAGCAGCTCGACCCGGCGAAGCACCGCAAAGTAGCGATGTTCTGCACCGGCGGCATCCGCTGCGAGAAGGCATCCGCCTTCATGTTGCAGGAGGGCTTCGGCGAGGTCTATCAGTTGAAAGGCGGCATCCTGCGCTACCTGGAAGAGATTCCCGAGCAGTCGAGCCAGTGGCGCGGAACCTGCTTCGTCTTCGACCGCCGCACCTCGGTAGGCCACGCAGACCTTGCAGGCTAACGGCCAAATCGGCCTTGCCTCGAGTTCCTGCTAAAATCCTTAAGTCGCGC
This is a stretch of genomic DNA from Granulicella sp. WH15. It encodes these proteins:
- a CDS encoding UPF0175 family protein — translated: MHITVQLPDDLTQHANPAREALEALAIEGYRSRTLSAYQTRLLLGFETRMELDSFLKEHEVWENSYNLDDLEKDTAGFERKG
- a CDS encoding Gfo/Idh/MocA family oxidoreductase, with the translated sequence MGELREIGVGVIGFGLACRVFHAPFVSAVPGLKLRAIVQRKGNEAAEAYPEVKIARSVEELLEDAAIEVVVVATPNETHYALAKQCLEAGRHIVIDKPFAGTSAEAREIIELAAAKGLLAAPFHNRRWDGDFLTVRQLVEEKALGRLVTFESHFDRFRPMPRENTWKESGDLSHGLLFDLAPHLVDQVTSLFGAPKSVTASVRTDRDNSAIEDAFDIVLAYEGMLAFCRSSMLACDASPRFLLHGTAGSFKKYGLDPQEPALVGGAQVPLLGSPEVWLEEDESQWGTLSVAPVLAEPGKLVKTVVKTEPGDYRPFYVNVRNAVLGKEPLIVSPEDGYQAVKILELARVSSKEGRTVAFEG
- a CDS encoding TolC family protein, with the protein product MTPRKAAPGVRAGTQAHLFRSVARNLGLGIGLGIGLGTTAQAQAPATSAATSATAASTAISVGQTQLYNATGQNGAQSTPDSYKGSIVEGRNTGTMLDLTLDDAIARGLRTNLGLILQGSAVQNAKGQRLQQLQALLPTITGSASVEVEQINLAAFGLQIPGLKPIIGPFQVVDFRAYLTQNLLNLQALNTYLAAKHNFTGAKLTAEDARDLVTLTVGNAYLLCIADAARIEAVKAELETSNVTLNQAMAGHDAGTSPRLDVLRAQVDVQNEKQSLISSTNQLAKDKIALARTIGLPLDQEFRLTDLVPFRSLDEINPDTAFQQALKGRKDLAATQEQLKASESQKKAAFDDRLPTVSFSGDYGDQGTTPGHSHGTFTATGQAQMPILQIAKNKGEVEAADAQLQQARERYSDQIQQVNADVRDSILDIQAAAKLVEATHTNVTLATEELSEAQQRFHAGISDNLPVSQAQSQVEQANDQYISALYQHNVAKLSLARALGVAQTNFHDYLGGK
- a CDS encoding HlyD family secretion protein; translated protein: MPDQDQTTQTVQNPPEESMEKKTGRKVILFGVVLLLILGAIFYYWRSTFSEETDDAQVDGDIYQVSSRVAGQVIHVYVEDNTKVEKGALLAEIDPKDFQVALEQAQATLANAQASYQQATVNIPIISVNTRTQVSTTGSDVRSSSSSVEQAQKQAAAAAARVEQAKANAVRAKLDVDRYTPLVQKDVISKQQYDAAIATERANSAAVVEAEASLVAAQAGISSAQQRLDSARFQASQANKNGPQLVAVEHARAEAALADVKQAQARVDQAMLNLSYTRITAPTSGVVNKKNVQVGANLSVGQDLLSIIPLSDLWVTANFKETQLKEMRPGQKVTLKVDALGGRKFTGEVAQIGGATGSRLSLFPPENATGNYVKVVQRIPVRINFTNLKQENGDYALRPGFSVTPEVTVKN
- a CDS encoding DNA starvation/stationary phase protection protein; this encodes MAVAIKKSTDQDVAPHWHAHAKEIQKFGTVIEDMPHYLDAKVRGKMCAKLNILLADTIALRDLYKKHHWQVSGPTFYQLHLLFDKHYEEQAEMADKIAERLQLLGGVTVAMGGDVAEITGIPRPPRGKEEVPVQISRLLEAHKIIMKQCSEIADAADDAGDQGTNDLAVSDILRPNELQSWFIGQHLVEMPLILSK
- a CDS encoding VTT domain-containing protein, translated to MPIALLFFVHYVYPILFLWVLVEQLGVPVPSIPLLLTAGTLSATHRVSAFGALLVVLLACLIADSLWYALGRRYGNSVLKLLCRLSLEANTCVSKTEGYFSKHGAVTLLFAKFVPGLSTVAAPIAGQTGMRFNRFMAYDIAGTIIWAEIYLLAGRFFGDIAKKSQPFFAMLGHFAVVIFALMVLGFMGYRLLKQRRFLANVRAMRLDPDELKHMIDTAARQGNIPPFIVDLRHPLDYLPDPRVLPGAVRVSPSQITQHEAILPRDRDVILYCTCPSEETSGKVALQLHRLGINRVRPLRGGFEGWRDAGYPLVDYVEPPIAEALTNPATAHPVPPEIVTLTEA
- a CDS encoding UbiD family decarboxylase; the encoded protein is MAYTDLREWISKLDKSGELVRIKHSVSPDLEMAEIADRAAKLPATAQHGPGGPALLFENVIGYPGARVLMNQFGSERRMKLALEVDSLDAIADRIRVLLHPETPTGLLEKLKMLPKLAEVGSFFPKLIDRNAAPCKQVIHKGTDVDLLQLPILKTWPQDGGPFITLPCVITKDPKSGKRNVGMYRMQVYDGQTTGMHWQRQKNAAEQLRDRLRAAATDTTAAVDLMALTAGGTTAATSTASLNAQTLTKIRGNRMEVAVAIGTDPATTFSAIVPAPPEVEEYLISGFLRQKPVELVKAETVDLEVPAHAEIILEGFVSLDELRTEGPFGDHTGFYTMQDEYPVFHLTAITHRRDPIYAATIVGKPPMEDAWMGKAVERIFLPLMQLTLPEIVDVNLPAAGVFHNLMIVSIRKSYAGHARKVMNGIWAMGQAMFTKCIIVVDEDCDVQDLNEVTLRTANNIDPERDIQFTLGPVDSLDHASRLPNFGSKMGIDATRKWAAEGFTRPWPPMLKMDEKVTERIDAIWSKLGIN
- a CDS encoding rhodanese-related sulfurtransferase, which translates into the protein MMYTIAAFYRFVLLPAPAGLQQQLLAAFTEDELCGTILIAEEGVNGTIAGSAETIDRVLALLLQETGLERAEVKFATSEERPFGRLKIQLKSAIIPFRKAEVDPSRTGTFVEPQEWNALIADPEVLLLDTRNHYEVEYGTFAEATDPGIETFSDFASYVREQLDPAKHRKVAMFCTGGIRCEKASAFMLQEGFGEVYQLKGGILRYLEEIPEQSSQWRGTCFVFDRRTSVGHADLAG